GCAATATTTGCTTATTTGTCAGGGCAACTGACGTTAGCTACCTATCTTTTGATTCCTCATGTAAGGGGAGTGGAGGAGTTATCGATCATGTGTGGGGCCATGGTTGGTGCGGGGTTAGGATTCCTTTGGTATAATTGCCATCCGGCAAAGGTATTTATGGGGGATACAGGTTCCTTGGCCATCGGTGGATTCCTTGGTTACGTGGCAATATGCATCAAGCAAGAGTTCGTCTTGGTGATTATCGGGGGTATTTTTGTAATTGAAGCCCTCTCGGTCATCCTCCAAGTCGCCTCTTTCAAGCTCACGGGAAAACGGATTTTTGCTATGTCCCCGATCCATCATCATTTTGAACTCAAAGGCTGGAATGAATCCACGGTGGTAATCCGGTTTTGGATTCTTTCGATCATTTTTGCACTCATGGGATTTGCCACGTTAAAACTGAGATGAAACCCGACCTTAAAAATTATAATATTGTTGTTCTCGGTGCCGGCCGTAGTGGTTGCGCAGCCGCACGGTTCCTTTTGTCCAAAGGGGCCAGAGTGACAATTCAGGATGAGGGCACTATCCGTGATGCCCAAGACCTTGTCCGAGCCGGATGCCAGGTACAGTCAGGGGGGGCAATCGATTTTGAAGGACGATTTGATCTGGCTGTGGTCAGTCCAGGAATCGATCCCCGTAAACTCTGGATTCAATCTTTAATAAAAAGAAATATCCCGATCTGGAGTGAGCTCGAGTTGGCATGGCAATTTTGTGAATGCCCGATCATAGCCATCACAGGGACCAATGGCAAAACGACCACGACAGAATTGCTGGAGTCCGTATTTCGCACGGCCGGGAAAAAGACTGTGGCTAGCGGGAATATCGGCCTGCCATTCACCGAAGCGATTGCAGAAAGCGGATCGCTGGATGTGATGGTCATAGAGGTCAGCTCTTTCCAGCTTGAACAAATCAAAGGGTTTCGCCCCGTCACCAGTGTGTACCTGAATCTTTCACCAGACCACCTTGACCGTTATGATTCCATGGAGGATTATCGTGCAGCAAAAAACCGTATTTTTGAGAATCAAAGGGCCGATGACAGTGCCGTGGTAAATGCTGACTTTCATTGTGACGAAATCACCGCCCGCAAAATAACATTTAGCACGACGCAAAAAAATGCCGATTATACTTTTGATGCGGGGATGATATTTAAATCCGGGGAGCCTTATTTTGATACGGGCCGATCCCTCTTGCGCGGTGTCCACAATGCTGAAAATATTATGGCGACACTGGCTGTGGCTGCTGAATGGGGTTTACCTTTTGAAAAAGTGACAGAAGCGATTTGCGCCTATCAACCGGCCCCGCACCGTTGTGAGCTTGTCGCAGTCATTAATGGAGTGAGTTTTATTAATGACTCCAAGGCGACGAATATTGATGCCTTAGGAAAGGCACTGCTGTCACAGTCCGGGAAAGTAATCCTGATCGCAGGTGGTAAAGATAAAGGGTTTTCTTTTGATTCACTCGCTCCTTTGATCGCTCAAAAGGTGAAGAAGGCATTTTTAATCGGCGAGACGGCAGGTAAAATAGC
The Verrucomicrobiota bacterium DNA segment above includes these coding regions:
- the murD gene encoding UDP-N-acetylmuramoyl-L-alanine--D-glutamate ligase — encoded protein: MKPDLKNYNIVVLGAGRSGCAAARFLLSKGARVTIQDEGTIRDAQDLVRAGCQVQSGGAIDFEGRFDLAVVSPGIDPRKLWIQSLIKRNIPIWSELELAWQFCECPIIAITGTNGKTTTTELLESVFRTAGKKTVASGNIGLPFTEAIAESGSLDVMVIEVSSFQLEQIKGFRPVTSVYLNLSPDHLDRYDSMEDYRAAKNRIFENQRADDSAVVNADFHCDEITARKITFSTTQKNADYTFDAGMIFKSGEPYFDTGRSLLRGVHNAENIMATLAVAAEWGLPFEKVTEAICAYQPAPHRCELVAVINGVSFINDSKATNIDALGKALLSQSGKVILIAGGKDKGFSFDSLAPLIAQKVKKAFLIGETAGKIAGSWMVSTEIEDCGDLATATRKASAMASAGDVVLFSPACSSFDQFKNYEDRGNQFKNFVLPQQGYDEANNKTTRSPLGVNQEIKII